A region from the Desulfoglaeba alkanexedens ALDC genome encodes:
- a CDS encoding DUF3426 domain-containing protein, which yields MIVTCEICQTKFRLDLERIGKSRVKVRCSRCGHVFVVEKPAESGPSSTFAEAEAEAEAASASREETLARVPPIAGPRIPPPREKKSRKGLIGVLLLLAVVMIGGLYAVARMGILGGGDSESRDTTSADLEKPAVSLINDTEAFFLQNETVGQIFVVQGHVVNESPRPVSFILLEGKIYTEKEPVVTQRAYCGNVLSRQDLTRMDMTEIQNVMMNREGADLANVHVPPQGRVPFMVVFHNLPDLSLLTDYSVEVVSAQFDSGG from the coding sequence ATGATCGTCACCTGTGAAATCTGTCAAACCAAGTTCCGGCTGGACCTCGAGCGGATAGGGAAGTCGCGGGTCAAGGTGCGCTGTTCGCGCTGCGGGCACGTGTTTGTGGTGGAAAAACCTGCCGAGTCAGGCCCTTCCTCCACCTTTGCTGAGGCCGAGGCTGAGGCCGAGGCTGCATCGGCAAGCCGGGAAGAGACTCTGGCAAGGGTTCCGCCCATAGCGGGCCCGCGGATTCCGCCGCCCCGCGAGAAAAAATCCCGGAAAGGACTGATCGGAGTACTTCTTTTGCTGGCGGTGGTAATGATCGGCGGTCTTTACGCCGTCGCTCGCATGGGCATCCTTGGGGGAGGCGATTCGGAATCCCGGGATACCACTTCCGCGGATCTTGAAAAGCCCGCCGTCTCGCTGATCAACGACACGGAAGCCTTCTTCCTGCAGAACGAAACGGTCGGCCAGATCTTCGTGGTGCAGGGCCACGTGGTCAATGAATCGCCGCGACCGGTGAGCTTCATTCTGCTCGAAGGGAAGATCTACACAGAAAAAGAACCGGTCGTGACGCAGCGGGCCTATTGCGGCAATGTTCTTTCCCGCCAGGATCTCACCCGCATGGACATGACCGAGATTCAAAACGTGATGATGAACCGGGAAGGAGCGGACCTGGCCAACGTGCATGTGCCACCTCAGGGGCGGGTTCCGTTCATGGTGGTCTTTCACAACCTCCCCGACCTGAGCCTCCTCACCGATTACAGCGTCGAAGTGGTGAGCGCTCAATTTGATTCGGGCGGATGA
- a CDS encoding HU family DNA-binding protein encodes MTKSQLIEALAKAEGITLKAAETAVNVTFESMEKALIQGDRVEIRGFGSFKVKQYDGYKGRNPKTGELIEVNPKKLPFFKVGKELKERVDSSS; translated from the coding sequence ATGACCAAGAGTCAGCTGATCGAAGCGTTGGCCAAAGCCGAAGGGATCACGCTCAAGGCTGCCGAAACGGCGGTCAACGTCACCTTCGAAAGCATGGAAAAGGCTTTGATCCAAGGTGACCGGGTGGAGATTCGAGGCTTCGGCAGCTTCAAGGTCAAGCAGTACGACGGGTACAAGGGAAGGAATCCCAAGACCGGGGAACTGATCGAGGTCAATCCGAAAAAGCTTCCTTTTTTCAAAGTGGGAAAAGAATTGAAGGAAAGGGTTGACAGCAGTTCCTGA
- a CDS encoding 23S rRNA (pseudouridine(1915)-N(3))-methyltransferase RlmH, with product MKIRLLFVGKTNLPEVESGVARYVERIRRYAPITVRTVRAEKIGKKANEDLVRLKESERLLSAVEARSHLVVWDERGRLMTSEEFAAFLGDLEKRAVPETCMAVGGPLGFASTVRERANDLLSLSRMTFPHDLARLLVTEQIYRAFTILKGEPYHK from the coding sequence ATGAAGATCCGACTGCTTTTTGTGGGAAAAACAAACCTTCCTGAGGTGGAATCAGGAGTTGCGCGGTATGTGGAGCGGATCAGGCGGTACGCGCCGATTACGGTCCGAACGGTTCGAGCGGAAAAAATCGGGAAAAAAGCCAACGAAGATCTGGTGCGGCTCAAAGAGAGCGAACGGCTGCTGTCGGCGGTGGAAGCGCGAAGCCACCTCGTGGTCTGGGACGAACGCGGGCGGCTCATGACTTCCGAAGAATTCGCGGCATTCCTCGGCGACCTGGAAAAAAGGGCGGTCCCCGAAACTTGCATGGCGGTTGGAGGCCCCCTGGGGTTCGCCTCCACGGTCCGGGAACGGGCAAACGACCTACTCTCCCTTTCCCGGATGACATTCCCTCATGATCTGGCACGGCTTCTGGTGACCGAACAGATCTACCGCGCCTTCACGATCCTCAAGGGCGAACCCTACCACAAATGA
- a CDS encoding NifU family protein produces MREKIEKALNKVRPMLQRDGGNVELVDVEGTVVKVRLQGACHGCPMSQMTLKAGIERIIRQEVPEITEVKAV; encoded by the coding sequence ATGCGTGAAAAAATCGAAAAGGCTTTGAACAAGGTCCGTCCCATGCTGCAGCGGGACGGTGGCAATGTGGAACTGGTCGATGTGGAAGGGACGGTGGTCAAGGTACGGCTGCAGGGAGCCTGCCACGGCTGCCCCATGAGTCAGATGACCCTCAAGGCGGGGATCGAGCGGATCATCAGACAGGAAGTACCTGAAATCACAGAAGTTAAGGCGGTCTGA
- a CDS encoding TlyA family RNA methyltransferase: MAGSSERLDKLLVERGFALSRERAQALILAARVRVDGQPVTKAGRMVSRESVIEIAGEGLRYVSRGGVKLEHALDHFAVDVSGLVALDVGASTGGFTDCLLQRGARRVYAVDVGYGQLDWKLRRDDRVVVIERANIRYLEPERVPEPVDIATVDTSFISLRLVIPRVTAFLRPQGRLVCLIKPQFEAGRSRVGKGGVVRDPAVHDAVCRDVTAFAGQCGLRVLGITPSPILGPKGNREFLMAAFKERDEDPTAFCGKNKPS, from the coding sequence ATGGCCGGGTCGTCCGAGCGTTTGGATAAGCTGCTGGTGGAACGGGGGTTTGCGCTCAGCCGCGAAAGGGCACAGGCTCTCATCCTGGCGGCAAGAGTACGGGTGGACGGGCAGCCGGTCACCAAAGCCGGCCGCATGGTTTCCCGGGAAAGCGTCATCGAGATCGCAGGCGAAGGTCTTCGCTATGTGAGCCGCGGCGGAGTCAAACTCGAACACGCCCTGGATCATTTCGCCGTCGACGTTTCGGGACTTGTCGCCCTGGATGTGGGAGCGTCCACCGGCGGGTTCACCGATTGCCTGCTCCAGCGGGGAGCCCGCCGGGTTTACGCGGTGGATGTGGGTTACGGCCAGCTCGACTGGAAGCTTCGACGGGATGACCGGGTGGTGGTGATCGAACGGGCGAACATCCGGTACCTGGAACCCGAACGCGTGCCCGAACCCGTGGACATCGCCACCGTCGACACGTCCTTCATTTCCCTCAGGCTGGTCATCCCCCGTGTCACTGCCTTCCTCAGACCGCAGGGCCGCCTGGTCTGTCTTATCAAACCCCAGTTCGAAGCCGGCCGAAGCCGGGTGGGAAAAGGCGGCGTGGTGCGGGATCCCGCGGTGCACGACGCCGTCTGCCGGGACGTGACGGCGTTTGCAGGCCAATGCGGCTTGCGGGTGCTCGGCATCACCCCGTCGCCCATTCTCGGACCCAAAGGTAACCGCGAATTCCTCATGGCGGCGTTCAAGGAACGCGATGAAGATCCGACTGCTTTTTGTGGGAAAAACAAACCTTCCTGA
- the holB gene encoding DNA polymerase III subunit delta', producing the protein MSFESVPGQPRAKRFLQRLVMNGTIPHALLLTGMKGIGKRALAEAFAKLLNCLAPSPAGACDRCASCTKIEKGLHPDILRVVRDGAFIKLDQVRDLRERLRFMPSEGRFRVVVLEDAQDLKEEASNALLKILEEPPAQNVFILMALEPQMLLPTIVSRCCHVRCQPLDEDWIARHLAATYRIGDDQARKIARLSFGSLDRAAWWVEADRMDRLRQVLERIARLKAASVLDVFSMAAAWSKESEDLEQDMECIKFWLREKIMVGLEGSGDPEIFAAASAEATGRLSIEALLELYQAIEETARRLRQHANRQLALEGAGLKIRDLLNGKSCRYTLSKWGQSLSF; encoded by the coding sequence ATGTCTTTTGAATCCGTCCCCGGTCAACCCCGCGCCAAGCGGTTCCTCCAGCGGCTCGTCATGAACGGAACCATCCCTCACGCCCTGCTGCTCACCGGCATGAAAGGGATCGGAAAGCGGGCCTTGGCCGAGGCGTTCGCCAAGCTGTTGAACTGCCTCGCCCCCTCACCCGCAGGCGCCTGCGACCGGTGCGCCTCGTGCACCAAGATCGAAAAAGGCCTGCATCCCGATATCCTCCGGGTCGTCCGGGACGGAGCCTTTATCAAGCTGGACCAGGTTCGAGATCTGCGGGAACGGCTCCGCTTCATGCCCTCTGAAGGCCGCTTCCGGGTGGTGGTGCTGGAAGACGCCCAGGACCTCAAGGAAGAAGCCTCCAACGCCCTTCTCAAGATACTCGAAGAACCTCCGGCGCAAAACGTCTTCATCTTGATGGCTCTGGAACCCCAGATGCTGCTTCCGACCATCGTTTCACGCTGCTGCCATGTCCGGTGTCAGCCTCTGGATGAAGACTGGATCGCCCGGCATCTGGCTGCAACCTATCGAATCGGCGATGACCAGGCCCGGAAAATCGCCCGACTGTCCTTCGGGAGCCTGGATCGGGCGGCCTGGTGGGTGGAAGCGGACCGTATGGATCGCCTCCGCCAAGTCCTGGAACGCATCGCCCGCCTGAAAGCCGCTTCCGTTCTGGACGTTTTTTCCATGGCGGCCGCCTGGTCCAAGGAAAGTGAAGACTTGGAACAGGACATGGAATGTATTAAGTTCTGGCTGCGGGAAAAGATCATGGTCGGCCTGGAGGGTAGCGGAGACCCCGAAATCTTCGCCGCCGCATCGGCCGAAGCAACGGGCCGTCTTTCCATCGAGGCCCTTCTTGAACTATACCAAGCGATCGAAGAAACCGCGAGACGCCTCCGCCAGCATGCGAACAGGCAACTTGCACTGGAAGGCGCCGGTTTGAAGATCAGGGATCTACTGAATGGGAAAAGTTGTCGGTATACGCTTTCGAAATGGGGGCAAAGTTTATCATTTTGA
- a CDS encoding CRISPR-associated endonuclease Cas3'' — protein sequence MAKVFISDIQPGQEVESTFVVEQKELRTARNGNAFLTLKLRDRTGRLTGRVWERAEELGRTVSAGTVVRIRGRSETYRDELQLSIVSMAPVPAEAIRPADYLPVSPVAPESLWKDLTDLMLQVERRPLRELLRRIFSDPEIADRFKKAPAAKSVHHAYLGGLLEHTVAVARLADRICGLYGELDRDLLLAGALLHDIGKIREFTYDLVIDYSPVGRLVGHMVLGAEILEGKLQGMRGFPEEDAMLLKHLILSHHGQTEFGAVQPPMTREAVALHFADDLDAKMSNLTRILEESEGTDGLWTAYQPLHNRFFFKGRAARDEVTSTENLEEGPPEIKQLRLWDAAREKRRDG from the coding sequence GTGGCCAAGGTGTTCATAAGTGACATTCAGCCCGGCCAGGAAGTGGAAAGCACCTTCGTCGTCGAACAGAAGGAACTGAGAACGGCGCGCAACGGAAACGCCTTCCTGACGTTGAAGCTTCGCGACAGAACGGGGCGGCTCACCGGCCGCGTTTGGGAACGGGCCGAAGAACTCGGGCGCACCGTTTCGGCGGGCACCGTGGTACGGATCCGCGGGCGGAGCGAAACCTACCGCGACGAACTGCAGCTGAGCATTGTCAGCATGGCGCCGGTGCCGGCTGAAGCGATCCGGCCCGCGGATTATCTCCCCGTGTCCCCGGTCGCACCCGAAAGTCTTTGGAAGGATCTGACCGACCTTATGCTTCAGGTGGAACGCCGGCCGCTCAGAGAACTGCTGCGGCGTATTTTTTCGGATCCCGAGATAGCGGACCGCTTCAAGAAGGCCCCAGCCGCCAAGTCCGTGCATCACGCTTACCTTGGTGGCCTGCTGGAACACACGGTGGCGGTGGCGCGCCTGGCGGACCGCATTTGCGGACTGTACGGCGAACTGGACCGGGATCTTCTGCTGGCCGGAGCGTTGCTCCACGACATCGGAAAGATCCGCGAATTCACCTACGATCTTGTGATCGACTACTCCCCCGTGGGACGACTGGTGGGCCACATGGTGCTGGGGGCGGAGATCCTGGAAGGCAAGCTTCAGGGCATGAGAGGGTTTCCGGAAGAAGATGCCATGCTTCTCAAGCATCTGATCTTGAGCCATCATGGACAGACCGAGTTCGGCGCGGTTCAGCCGCCCATGACCCGCGAGGCCGTGGCGCTCCACTTCGCGGACGACCTGGACGCCAAGATGAGTAACCTGACACGGATCTTGGAGGAATCCGAGGGTACCGACGGCCTGTGGACGGCTTACCAGCCCCTGCACAACCGCTTTTTCTTCAAAGGCCGGGCGGCCCGGGATGAGGTGACTTCAACGGAAAACCTTGAAGAAGGTCCTCCGGAAATCAAGCAGCTCCGCCTTTGGGACGCCGCAAGGGAAAAGAGAAGGGATGGCTGA
- the hpt gene encoding hypoxanthine phosphoribosyltransferase — MQAYRLVERVSEAEVAARVRDLAEEIDRDYEGKDVVLIGVLKGAFVFLADLIRNLRVPVEVDFVRLASYGAAAESSGCIRLTKDVEARLEGRDVLIVEDIVDTGVTVDWMLKHLKQHGPRSIKVCTLIDKFECRRCAVPVDYAGIRISGGFVVGYGLDFAEKHRGLKGIYEVEFLNDGSGGAAP; from the coding sequence ATGCAGGCTTATCGCCTGGTGGAGCGGGTTTCAGAAGCAGAGGTGGCGGCGCGGGTGAGGGATCTGGCCGAAGAGATCGACCGGGATTACGAAGGGAAAGACGTCGTTCTGATCGGGGTCTTAAAAGGCGCCTTCGTGTTTCTGGCCGACCTCATCCGGAACCTCCGGGTACCGGTGGAAGTGGATTTCGTGCGATTGGCGAGTTACGGCGCCGCCGCCGAATCCAGCGGCTGCATTCGATTGACCAAGGACGTGGAAGCCCGCCTGGAGGGCCGCGATGTCCTGATCGTGGAGGACATCGTGGACACCGGGGTAACGGTGGATTGGATGCTCAAGCATCTGAAACAGCACGGCCCGCGTTCCATCAAGGTGTGCACCCTCATCGACAAGTTCGAGTGCCGCCGTTGCGCGGTTCCGGTGGACTATGCGGGTATCCGTATCTCCGGGGGGTTCGTGGTGGGTTACGGACTCGATTTCGCCGAGAAGCATCGGGGACTTAAGGGGATTTACGAGGTGGAGTTCCTCAATGACGGAAGCGGCGGGGCGGCTCCCTAA
- the tmk gene encoding dTMP kinase, with protein sequence MAERGGRRGVFVSFEGIDGCGKTTLLHHLRERLERSGTIPVVTRQPGGTILGEAIRELLLDPHRPRAHGWVEVLLYTASRVQEVHEVIRPALDAGRWVLSDRFADATTAYQGYGRGLERDIIELLHRRMALDLEPDVTVLIDCDPEIAAVRLRKRSGPRDRLEREVKTFHRRVREGYLQLAAMHPKRFLVLDGNRDLADVLAAFERELKLRLPGCPAL encoded by the coding sequence ATGGCTGAACGGGGGGGGCGCCGCGGCGTTTTCGTCAGCTTCGAAGGGATCGACGGTTGCGGGAAGACCACGCTCCTCCATCACCTTCGGGAACGGCTGGAGCGGAGCGGAACGATCCCCGTGGTCACCCGCCAACCCGGGGGCACGATCCTGGGTGAGGCGATCCGGGAACTGCTCCTGGACCCGCATCGCCCGCGAGCCCACGGCTGGGTGGAAGTGCTCCTATACACGGCGAGTCGGGTTCAGGAGGTTCATGAGGTCATCCGCCCGGCCCTCGATGCGGGCCGATGGGTCCTGAGCGACCGGTTCGCGGACGCCACCACGGCTTACCAGGGATACGGCCGCGGGCTGGAACGGGACATTATCGAGCTGCTGCACCGGCGGATGGCGCTGGACCTGGAACCGGACGTAACGGTCCTCATCGACTGTGACCCGGAAATCGCCGCCGTACGGCTCCGGAAGCGCTCCGGCCCCAGGGACCGCCTGGAACGGGAAGTGAAAACGTTTCACCGTCGCGTGCGGGAAGGCTACCTCCAACTGGCCGCGATGCACCCCAAGCGCTTTCTAGTGCTCGACGGAAACCGCGATCTCGCCGATGTGCTGGCTGCATTCGAAAGAGAACTCAAGCTGCGGCTGCCCGGGTGCCCGGCACTTTGA
- the serS gene encoding serine--tRNA ligase translates to MLDVKFVRENLDRVAQMLKDRRIDMDLQPFRELDEKRRGLLREVEELKYRRNQASEEVSRLKREKADASALIEEMKEVSQRIKALDQELVSIEEEFKAILYLIPNMPHETVPVGADESANPVVKTWGEPPVFDFEPKAHWDIGESLGILDFERAAKITGARFAIYWGLGAALERALTSFMLDVHTRRHGYTEVLPPFMVNRAAMTGTGQLPKFEQDLFKLEGWDYYLIPTAEVPVTNLHMNEVLDEQELPKYYTAYTPCFRSEAGSYGKDTRGLIRQHQFNKVELVKLVKPEDSYDELERLLQDAETILQELGLHYRVVTLCTGDLGFSAAKTYDIEVWLPGQNAYREISSCSNFEDFQARRANLRFRRKGKNRTELLHTLNGSGLAVGRTLVAVLENFQQADGSVAIPPALRRLMGNVEKIEARG, encoded by the coding sequence ATGCTTGACGTCAAATTCGTCCGGGAAAACCTGGACCGGGTTGCTCAGATGCTCAAAGACCGCCGAATCGACATGGATCTTCAGCCCTTTCGGGAACTGGACGAAAAGCGTCGTGGATTGCTTCGGGAGGTGGAGGAACTGAAGTATCGGAGAAACCAGGCTTCCGAAGAAGTCTCGCGGTTGAAGCGAGAAAAGGCGGACGCTTCGGCCCTCATCGAGGAAATGAAGGAGGTCTCACAGCGGATCAAGGCGCTGGACCAGGAGTTGGTTTCCATCGAGGAGGAATTCAAGGCGATTTTGTACCTCATTCCCAATATGCCTCATGAAACGGTTCCGGTAGGGGCGGACGAGAGCGCCAACCCGGTGGTGAAGACCTGGGGGGAGCCGCCGGTTTTCGATTTTGAACCCAAAGCCCACTGGGATATCGGGGAATCGCTGGGGATCCTGGATTTCGAGAGAGCGGCGAAGATCACCGGGGCCCGCTTCGCCATTTACTGGGGGCTGGGGGCCGCCCTGGAAAGGGCGCTCACTTCCTTCATGTTGGATGTCCACACGAGGCGACACGGGTACACCGAAGTGCTGCCGCCGTTTATGGTGAATCGGGCGGCCATGACGGGCACGGGCCAGCTGCCCAAGTTCGAACAGGATTTGTTCAAGCTGGAGGGTTGGGACTACTACCTGATCCCCACGGCCGAAGTCCCCGTCACCAACCTCCATATGAACGAAGTGCTCGACGAACAGGAACTTCCGAAATACTACACCGCTTACACACCCTGTTTCCGGTCGGAAGCCGGATCCTACGGCAAAGACACCCGTGGGCTCATCCGCCAGCACCAGTTCAACAAGGTGGAACTGGTAAAATTGGTCAAACCGGAAGACTCCTATGACGAATTGGAGCGGTTGCTTCAGGACGCGGAAACCATTTTGCAGGAACTGGGCCTTCACTACCGAGTGGTGACCCTTTGTACAGGAGACCTAGGGTTTTCGGCGGCGAAAACTTACGACATCGAAGTCTGGCTTCCCGGGCAAAACGCGTACCGCGAGATTTCTTCCTGCAGCAACTTCGAAGACTTCCAGGCGCGGCGCGCCAACCTGAGGTTCCGCCGCAAGGGCAAGAACCGGACGGAACTGCTTCACACCCTGAACGGGTCAGGGTTGGCGGTGGGCCGGACCCTGGTGGCCGTTTTGGAGAATTTTCAGCAGGCGGACGGTTCGGTGGCGATCCCCCCGGCTCTGCGCCGTTTGATGGGCAACGTGGAAAAGATCGAAGCGCGCGGCTAA
- a CDS encoding PSP1 domain-containing protein yields MEVKKGDFVIVHTEQGVGLGEVVEGPFPGNEKVHPKELKKIQRLATADEIHTYSENLRSEEEAGKYCLERIQVHQLPMNLVDVEYLFDRSKIIFYFTADGRVDFRELVKDLVRRFRTRVELRQIGVRNQAKMVGGLGICGRPLCCATFLKNFHPVSIKMAKEQNLSLNPSKISGACGRLMCCLQYEYDTYCALKKGMPKMGKKIETPEGRGKVIRQNLIDRRVTVLLESGQEIELEIDASEPRKKKDK; encoded by the coding sequence ATGGAGGTCAAGAAAGGCGATTTCGTGATCGTCCATACGGAACAGGGAGTGGGCCTGGGTGAGGTGGTCGAAGGCCCCTTCCCTGGGAATGAAAAGGTCCACCCAAAGGAGCTCAAAAAAATTCAGCGGCTCGCCACCGCGGATGAAATCCATACCTATTCCGAAAACCTTCGGTCCGAAGAGGAAGCGGGAAAGTATTGCCTGGAACGGATCCAGGTTCACCAACTGCCGATGAACCTGGTGGATGTGGAATACCTTTTCGATCGCTCGAAGATCATCTTTTACTTCACCGCCGACGGTCGCGTGGATTTCCGCGAACTGGTCAAGGACTTGGTGCGCCGGTTCCGGACCCGGGTGGAACTGCGCCAGATCGGGGTCCGCAACCAGGCCAAGATGGTGGGCGGACTGGGGATCTGCGGCCGCCCCCTGTGCTGCGCCACGTTCCTCAAGAACTTTCACCCCGTCTCCATCAAGATGGCCAAGGAGCAGAACCTGAGCCTCAATCCGAGCAAGATTTCCGGCGCCTGCGGCCGCCTCATGTGCTGCCTTCAATACGAATACGATACCTATTGCGCCCTCAAGAAGGGCATGCCCAAGATGGGCAAGAAGATTGAAACCCCCGAAGGGCGCGGCAAGGTCATTCGGCAGAATCTCATCGACCGCCGAGTGACCGTGCTTCTCGAAAGCGGTCAGGAAATCGAACTGGAAATCGATGCATCGGAACCCCGGAAGAAGAAGGACAAGTGA